The Neptunomonas concharum genomic interval TATGACCATGCAAGAAGCTGATGTTGCATAATCATCAAGCTCAGTAATCAAGCCTCTCATATGTTAAAGGAGTGATCGTATGAAAATGCTACCTCTTGCCTTATCTGTTACGTTGCTATCCCCTAACCTGTTTGCTTCTGTCGATAAAGACACCCAAGCGGCCTGTGAAGCAGCCGCTGAACTTGCTAAAGGTGATGACCTTAAAGCCGCTGTTGAAGAGGCGCGCTGGTGCTTGGAAGGTATTGAACAAACCTTGCAAAGTATGGATGCAGACCTGTTCACAAAAGAGATCAACGGCTGGAATCGTGGTGAAGTAACTACCAACAAAGCCATGGGCATGACCTTAACAGAAACCTCTTACACTAAAGAGGGATCACATATCCAAGTTTCTCTCAATACTGGTACAGGTGCTATTGGTAACGTGATGGCGCAAATGGGAATGATGCAAGGCGTTAAACGTGTGCGCCTGGGCAAACACAAAGGTATTTTCACATCCGAAAACGAACTGGCCATCTCCTTTGATGGCGGTCGTCTGTTAACACTACAAGGCGATGGTGTAGACACTGAAACGTTAACGGAGTTTGCTAAAGCGCTCCCGCTTGACAAACTAAGCGGCCAATAAAGACCGCAACCGATCGAAGCCCAGCTCGTTATGCTGGGCTTTTTTATGACCAGATATTACGATTGCGCGGCAAGCTCTCTTGCTTTATGTAACTTTTTATAGCTATCAATCAAGCGCAAATGACGATCCAAACCTTCCAGCTTCATACTGGTTTGTGAAAGACCATAAAAGCGAACCTGCCCAGACACTGAGCCCACCACATGCTTCATGGTTTCAACACCAAACATGCGCTGCAAATTCGGGAGGTAATCTTCCAATGCTAACTCATCATCCAAAGTGATCTCTAAGACTGCATTGACAGCGCTGTAGAATAAACCACGTTCAACAGTGTTATCATTATATTGTAGGAAGTTTTCAACCAACTCCAGCGCCTCGTCGTACTGCTGCAAAGCCAGATAGATAAGGAGCTTAAGTTCTAGAATCGTTAGCTGTCCCCATACGGTGTTCTCATCAAACTCGATACCAATTAGTGTCTTGATATCCGTATAGTTATCCAACTGGCTTTCTTCAAGGCGTTCGGCCAAGTCTGCCAGCGCCTCATCATCCAATGAGTGAATATTGAGAATATCCTCTCGGTAATCCAGCGCTTTATTAGTGTTATCCCAGATAAGATCATCAACAGGGTACACTTCTGAATACCCCGGCACCAGAATTCGACAGGCAGTTGCACCAAGATCGGTATACACCGCCATATAAACTTCTTTATCCAACGCTTCAAGAATACCCATTAAATAAGCGGCTTCCTCTTCGTTGGTGCCAGTGAAGTCCCATTCACAGAATGCATAATCATGCTTATCACTAAAGAAGCGCCAAGATACTACGCCCGTAGAATCAATAAAGTGCTCTACAAAGTTGTTTGGCTCAGTTACCGCAAGGCTGTTAAAGGTCGGCTGCGGCAGGTCATTTAGGCCTTCAAAGCTACGCCCTTGCAGTAACTCGGTAAGGCTGCGCTCCAATGCCACCTCAAAACTAGGATGCGCACCAAACGAAGCAAACACACCGCCTGTTCTCGGATTCATCAATGTAACGCACATCACTGGAAATTGACCACCCAATGAAGCATCTTTCACCAGTACGGGAAAACCGTTCGCTTCTAAGCTTTTAATACCATCAAGAATACTGGGGTATTTCTCTAGAACGGCTAAAGGTACGTCTGGTAGTGCAATCTCCTCTTCGAGAATTTGCTTTTTAACAGCGCGCTCGAAAATTTCTGATAAGCACTGTACTTGCGCTTCGCAAAGGGTATTGCCTGCACTCATGCCATTACTTAAAAATAAGTTTTCAATGAGATTAGATGGGAAATACACCACCTCATCATCTGACTGGCGTACAAACGGCAGTGAACAAATCCCCCGATCAGCTCTACCGGAGTTAGTATCAATCAAATTGGAGCCGAAAAGCTCACCATCGGGATTATAAATCGACAGACAATATTCATCTAAAATCCCTTCTGGGAGCTCATCTTCCGGACCGGGCTGAAACCACTTTTCGTTGGGATAATGAACAAACTCGCTGTTAGCAATCTCTTCACCAAAATACTGATCATTGTAGAAAAAGTTACAGTTCAAGCGCTCAATAAACTCACCCAGCGCCGAGCATAAGGCACTCTCTTTAGTCGCCCCTTTACCGTTAGTAAAGCACATCGGCGACGCCGCATCACGGATATGCAGCGACCACACATTGGGCACTATATTACGCCAAGAAGCGATCTCAATTTTCATACCGAGCTTCGCTAGAATGGCAGTCATATTAGCAATGGTCTCTTCCAGTGGAAGATCTTTACCTAAGATATAAGTATTCGATTCGCTCACAGGCGGCGCCATCAGCATCGCCTGCGCATCTTCATCCAGATTTTCGACCGTTTCTATTTTGAACTCAGGGCCCTGCTGCACGACCTTTTTAACGGTACAACGATCAATAGAGCGTAAAATACCCTCGCGATCACGCTCTGAAATACTCTCCGGAAGCTCTACCTGAATCTGAAAGATCTGATGATAGCGATTCTCTGGATCAACAATATTATTCTGCGAGAGTCGGATATCATCCGTTGGGATATCTCGTGCCAAGCAGTAAACCCGCACAAAATAAGCCGCACATAAAGCTGATGAAGCCAAAAAATAATCAAACGGGCTAGGCGCAGAACCATCGCCTTTGTAGCGAATCGGTTGATCGGCAGTCACCGTAAAATCGTCAAACTTGGCTTCAAGCCTGAGGTTTTCTAAAAAATTAACTTTGATTTCCATGGAGAGAGTCTATAGGCCGGAGAATGTGAACGGCATTTTAACATGATTAGCCGAGTGAAAACGAAAACAATCGGGAGCTACACCCCAGCCACAGGGAAGCGCACAGTAACGACGCGTGACTTAAAAAAAGCAAAATACTCATCCGTGCCAAACATATTACCTGCCTCAATTTTGAAAGGTAAACGAAAGCCCTGCACTTCTCGAAAATCGGAGAAATAACCCCCAAAAGGTTGTAATCGATATACCTTCTCGGGATTCGCATCACTCCATCGCATAAAAGATACGCTAACTAACCGGCCTTCGCTGTCTACTTGTATATCAACTGCCTCCGTTAGCTGATTATGCGTAATGGTCACGCGGGCGGTATTCTGCCCCAACGGCTCCCAAACAACGTCCTCTCTTGGAAGCAGCACAGCCGGTGTCCAAAATATAGCCTCAGAAATATAGCGCCCATAGGCCGCTCGCGCATGATTTGTATTTCGCCCTGTGCGAGCTACGGGTATCAGCCCAAGAATGTAGAAGCGTGTCCACATGCCAGAATCTGAGCCAGAAACCGACATAAGACCTGGCAGCCTTAACTTCCAGATAAAGCCCACCGGTGCAGCAAGAATTTGCTTGGCCTTCATAGGGCGGTAATTTGGCTTATCCCGCGTGCCTAGGCTAAACTCGCCCTCCATCTCTATTTCCGCCACGGTTAACAGCGGCGTGCCCACTTTGATAGCAAAATTGAAGAAACGCTGCGCGGGTTCAGGCAAATCGGCCACCATTTCAAGCGCATAAAAAGCCGGGGTTGCAGGTTGTAGCGCAGCCAATCGCGCCCACTCTAACCGTTCCGCACGCTCATCCCACAACCTAAGAGCTACAAGGGAAAGAATTAGAAACCCCAGTATTGCCAAGAGCATATTCACGCCGGTTCTGCCTTTGTTTTTGCTCTTGCCGTAATCGAATTCGCGGTTATGTGCTTTTTGTTCATAAAATAAAATTATGTTTAAAAATGGATCTGTAATTTTCGCTCTTTCTAAGTATTTCGCCCATATGCATTAGCTTGGGCAAGCCACTTTTCCCTTTTTTGCAGGCTGCTATCTTTAATGGGACCAAAGCTCGAAACCGTAACGGGTTTTATGCCACTAAATTCGAGGATAGTACGCTTCATCTGATTGTGACCAGGCATACGATATACCCAGCGAAAGTACCAAGGCGGAGTGTCCATTGTGACGAGAAGGTGAGCGGAGCGTCCCGAAAGCAGACGATCCCAGAATAAAGAGCCTTCGCGATACTTAAAGGCAAAACCCGGTAGAAAAATACGGTCAATATAGCCCTTGAGTAAAGCAGGCATTGCGCCCCACCAGATCGGATATACGAAAACGATGTGTTGTGCCCAAGTAATTGCGGCCTGCCCGGACACCAAATCAGGTTCGAGTTCTTGGATCGAAGCGTAACCGTTGTGAAGTATAGGATCAAAAGACTGATTGCCAATGGAGATTAGTTTAACTTCATGCCCAGCTGCTTTAGCTCCCTCTACATACGAATTGGCAAGGGCGCCACAAAAGCTTTCCTTTGATGGGTGGCCAAGGATTACTAGAATACGCTTGCTCATGGTGTAAATACCCAACGAGCCTGTCGGATTAAACATTTCTTCATAAAAACGCCCACCCTTACAGCCCTTCCTTGTTCATTATTAGTGCTTGGTCGACTTCTTATAACATAGATCTTATCGTATGTATGTGACAACGAGTCTTAGTTTACGAGTAAAAGCGATGTATTTTGGAAGCAAAGAATACAGCGTGAAGCTTACCTTTGCCCAGCCGACAAGCTTAAATAGAATGCTTTTTCGGAAAGGGTTTAGGAGCGAATATCTGAACAAACATAGGTACAAAAAGTTGGAAAAATAGAAATCGGAAATAAATCTATAGTTTGATAAAAATTTATGATTTATTTATAAAAACAAACTCTCTCCTCTAGGGTAAATATTTTATACTAAAGCCAGCATTTCAAACTAGTTTTTAGCCAACCCATTGCTTAAGTTATTTAAATATTGTTGTGAAAAATCAAGAAAGCTTTGAGTAATAGATGAGCTATCACTCCATCGTGCCTCATATTTTACTTTCACATAATTTCCATTCTTGGATAATATTACAGAGTCTTTTATATATTCTGGTATTTTGCTTTTAGGCAATAAAGCAACTCCTAAACCACTGTATGCCCAATCTGCCAGAACATGATAACTATTAGCTTTGCCTCCATATTCGAGGAAGCTTTTCTCTGTTGTTCCAAACAAGCCACGAGTAATGACTGACAGCCCACAGGAATCTGGTACCATCAATATAATTTTATCCCGAAGACCATCTAAGGTAATTTTTTCTTCGTTAGGCAAGGTGTTTTTCATAATTACATGAAGCGTCTCTTCATAAAGGAATACGCCTTCATTGCTATTTTTATTTTTTACATCCGGTACATCAGGCACAAAAATAATATAAAGTAACTTATCATTTAATTGTTTCTACAAGTCACTTAGATTGTTTTCGTTCATTAAAATTTCACAGCTAGAATTAATTTTTCTATATAATCAAACAAGTTTTTTTCAGCAATTAATATTGAAGTAATGAAAGGTAACATTTCTATCCCAAAAAAATAAAGTTGTACACATCGTGTGGTTCTATTAAATAAGGCACGACCAAATTCATTTTCTAAAGCTTGTATAGAATTAGAAAGTGTAGATTGAGAAACAAAGCACTGCTTCGCTACAAGACTGAAAGATTCGTTTTCAACCACCGCCATGACAAACTTTAACTGTTCGTAAAATTTAAAGGCGCAGAAGCAAAGTGTTTTGCGCCCTCTTATAACGCTTGTAGGGCATTATACGCGCCCAGGACGCCTGAAATGACTGCGTGCATGTTCGATCTTTTTCCTGAACACACATCCCTCAGCATGATCATTTATAAGCCCCATTGCCTGCATAAAGGCATAGACGGTTGTCGGGCCAACGAACTTCCAACCCTGCTTTTTCAGCGCCTTCGACAGTGCAGTGGATTCCTCTGACGTTGATGCCGTCTGTGGCTCAGGCAAACTTTTCTCATCCGGTTCGAAGCGCCAAAAGTAAGCGGCCAGTGATCCTTCACGCTCCACAAGCTCTATCGCCTTGTTTGCGTTGTTGATCACCGCTTCTATCTTTCCGCGATGCCTGACAATCCCTTCATCCTTCAGTAATCGATCAATATCAGCGTCGTTATACTTTGCCACCACATTAAAATCGAAGTTTGAAAAGGCAGCACGAAAATTCTCGCGTTTAGCGAGAATCGTTCGC includes:
- a CDS encoding OsmC domain/YcaO domain-containing protein, which produces MEIKVNFLENLRLEAKFDDFTVTADQPIRYKGDGSAPSPFDYFLASSALCAAYFVRVYCLARDIPTDDIRLSQNNIVDPENRYHQIFQIQVELPESISERDREGILRSIDRCTVKKVVQQGPEFKIETVENLDEDAQAMLMAPPVSESNTYILGKDLPLEETIANMTAILAKLGMKIEIASWRNIVPNVWSLHIRDAASPMCFTNGKGATKESALCSALGEFIERLNCNFFYNDQYFGEEIANSEFVHYPNEKWFQPGPEDELPEGILDEYCLSIYNPDGELFGSNLIDTNSGRADRGICSLPFVRQSDDEVVYFPSNLIENLFLSNGMSAGNTLCEAQVQCLSEIFERAVKKQILEEEIALPDVPLAVLEKYPSILDGIKSLEANGFPVLVKDASLGGQFPVMCVTLMNPRTGGVFASFGAHPSFEVALERSLTELLQGRSFEGLNDLPQPTFNSLAVTEPNNFVEHFIDSTGVVSWRFFSDKHDYAFCEWDFTGTNEEEAAYLMGILEALDKEVYMAVYTDLGATACRILVPGYSEVYPVDDLIWDNTNKALDYREDILNIHSLDDEALADLAERLEESQLDNYTDIKTLIGIEFDENTVWGQLTILELKLLIYLALQQYDEALELVENFLQYNDNTVERGLFYSAVNAVLEITLDDELALEDYLPNLQRMFGVETMKHVVGSVSGQVRFYGLSQTSMKLEGLDRHLRLIDSYKKLHKARELAAQS
- a CDS encoding helix-turn-helix domain-containing protein translates to MRGRKTLCFCAFKFYEQLKFVMAVVENESFSLVAKQCFVSQSTLSNSIQALENEFGRALFNRTTRCVQLYFFGIEMLPFITSILIAEKNLFDYIEKLILAVKF
- a CDS encoding DUF6544 family protein encodes the protein MLLAILGFLILSLVALRLWDERAERLEWARLAALQPATPAFYALEMVADLPEPAQRFFNFAIKVGTPLLTVAEIEMEGEFSLGTRDKPNYRPMKAKQILAAPVGFIWKLRLPGLMSVSGSDSGMWTRFYILGLIPVARTGRNTNHARAAYGRYISEAIFWTPAVLLPREDVVWEPLGQNTARVTITHNQLTEAVDIQVDSEGRLVSVSFMRWSDANPEKVYRLQPFGGYFSDFREVQGFRLPFKIEAGNMFGTDEYFAFFKSRVVTVRFPVAGV
- a CDS encoding NAD(P)H-dependent oxidoreductase, with product MSKRILVILGHPSKESFCGALANSYVEGAKAAGHEVKLISIGNQSFDPILHNGYASIQELEPDLVSGQAAITWAQHIVFVYPIWWGAMPALLKGYIDRIFLPGFAFKYREGSLFWDRLLSGRSAHLLVTMDTPPWYFRWVYRMPGHNQMKRTILEFSGIKPVTVSSFGPIKDSSLQKREKWLAQANAYGRNT
- a CDS encoding DNA-3-methyladenine glycosylase I, with amino-acid sequence MSATVLGPDGELRCGWCSAAPEFFDYHDNEWGYPVDNDIRLFEKLCLESFQSGLSWRTILAKRENFRAAFSNFDFNVVAKYNDADIDRLLKDEGIVRHRGKIEAVINNANKAIELVEREGSLAAYFWRFEPDEKSLPEPQTASTSEESTALSKALKKQGWKFVGPTTVYAFMQAMGLINDHAEGCVFRKKIEHARSHFRRPGRV
- a CDS encoding LysR substrate-binding domain-containing protein, encoding MPDVPDVKNKNSNEGVFLYEETLHVIMKNTLPNEEKITLDGLRDKIILMVPDSCGLSVITRGLFGTTEKSFLEYGGKANSYHVLADWAYSGLGVALLPKSKIPEYIKDSVILSKNGNYVKVKYEARWSDSSSITQSFLDFSQQYLNNLSNGLAKN